The Methanocella arvoryzae MRE50 genome includes a region encoding these proteins:
- a CDS encoding DNA-directed RNA polymerase subunit B'' — protein sequence MLDRTVLSKAYFTRKKIAQHHIDSFNVFLEQGLQKVIDEQGYIETDIEDIEHNIEPVKVKLGKIRVGNPVVREADGSVEPLYPTEARLRNITYAAEIFLEMAIVRGEIEGDFIEVNIGQMPIMIGSNKCNLARVTPDEWVKHGEDPVDPGGYFIVNGTERVIMTLEDLAPNKIMVEYDDRYGDQIEVAKVFSQRRGYRALVIVERGRKSILEVSFPSISGRLNLVMLMRALGLETDQEIVNAVSDDPEIQKFMLENLDEAEADTSESAMEKIGKRVAAGQAKDYQRKRAFYVIDRYLLPHLNPENFERLGPDDPKLAESRITKAYFLGRMAEACCELALRRRAPDDKDHYSNKRLKLAGDLMEDLFRVSFNRLTRDIKYQLERANMRNRELYMITAVRADVLTERLIHPLATGNWVGGRTGVSQLLDRIDYMAMLSHLRRVISPLSRAQPHFEARDLHATQWGRICPSETPEGPNCGLVKNFAMSVELSTGVEDEESIKKIMLEAGVQPLRRGTVE from the coding sequence GTGTTAGACCGAACTGTACTAAGTAAAGCGTATTTTACCCGTAAAAAAATTGCGCAGCATCATATTGACTCTTTTAACGTTTTTCTGGAACAGGGCCTGCAGAAAGTCATTGACGAGCAGGGATACATCGAGACGGACATCGAGGACATCGAGCACAACATCGAGCCGGTAAAGGTCAAGCTGGGTAAGATCCGCGTGGGCAACCCGGTGGTCAGGGAAGCTGACGGTTCCGTAGAGCCGCTCTACCCGACCGAGGCCAGGCTGAGAAACATCACCTACGCAGCCGAGATCTTCCTCGAGATGGCTATCGTCCGCGGCGAGATCGAGGGTGACTTTATAGAGGTCAACATCGGCCAGATGCCGATCATGATCGGCAGCAACAAGTGCAACCTCGCCCGGGTTACGCCGGACGAGTGGGTGAAGCACGGCGAAGACCCGGTCGACCCCGGCGGATACTTCATCGTCAACGGTACCGAGCGTGTCATCATGACCCTTGAAGACCTCGCCCCCAACAAGATCATGGTCGAGTACGACGACCGCTACGGCGACCAGATCGAGGTGGCCAAGGTGTTCTCCCAGCGCAGGGGCTACAGGGCTCTCGTGATCGTGGAGAGGGGCCGCAAGTCGATCCTGGAGGTCTCCTTCCCGTCTATCTCGGGCCGCCTGAACCTCGTCATGCTGATGAGGGCGCTGGGCCTGGAGACTGACCAGGAGATCGTCAACGCGGTCTCGGACGACCCGGAGATCCAGAAGTTCATGCTGGAGAACCTGGATGAGGCAGAGGCCGACACTTCGGAATCGGCAATGGAGAAGATCGGCAAGCGCGTCGCAGCCGGCCAGGCGAAGGACTACCAGAGGAAGAGGGCGTTCTACGTCATCGACAGGTACCTTCTACCCCACCTGAACCCCGAGAACTTCGAGCGTCTCGGACCGGATGACCCGAAGCTGGCAGAGTCCCGGATCACCAAGGCTTACTTCCTGGGCAGGATGGCCGAAGCCTGCTGTGAGCTGGCTCTGAGGAGAAGGGCTCCGGATGACAAGGACCACTACTCTAACAAGAGGCTCAAGCTCGCCGGCGACCTGATGGAAGACCTGTTCAGGGTCTCTTTCAACAGGCTTACCAGAGACATCAAGTACCAGCTCGAGAGGGCCAACATGCGTAACAGAGAGCTGTACATGATCACGGCAGTCAGGGCAGACGTCCTGACCGAGAGGCTCATCCACCCGCTGGCCACGGGCAACTGGGTCGGCGGCAGGACCGGCGTGTCCCAGCTTCTGGACAGGATCGACTACATGGCCATGCTGTCCCACTTACGCCGCGTCATATCCCCGCTGTCCAGGGCTCAGCCGCACTTCGAGGCTCGTGACCTTCACGCTACCCAGTGGGGCAGAATCTGCCCCTCGGAGACCCCTGAAGGACCGAACTGCGGTCTGGTGAAGAACTTTGCCATGTCGGTGGAACTCTCGACGGGCGTAGAGGACGAGGAATCGATCAAGAAAATCATGCTTGAAGCTGGCGTTCAGCCCTTAAGGAGGGGTACAGTTGAATAA
- a CDS encoding DNA-directed RNA polymerase subunit H yields the protein MTKKFNVLEHELVPEHILLSEEEAAEVLKKYNISKGQLPKIKTSDVVVKQIGAQPGDVIKIIRKSLTAGKAVAYRLVIE from the coding sequence TTGACTAAAAAATTTAACGTACTGGAGCACGAGCTTGTGCCCGAACACATCCTTTTGAGTGAAGAGGAAGCGGCCGAAGTATTGAAAAAGTACAACATTTCTAAAGGTCAGTTGCCGAAGATTAAGACCTCCGACGTAGTCGTCAAGCAGATCGGTGCGCAGCCGGGCGACGTCATCAAGATCATCAGAAAGAGCCTGACTGCAGGCAAGGCAGTGGCATACAGGCTCGTTATCGAGTAA
- a CDS encoding MBL fold metallo-hydrolase, which yields MLWTIAWHPGFFSFYTEVISIQISIHGAGREVGRSAFLIDDKILLDYGIKPSDPPEYPQGDVRPEVVVVSHGHLDHCGVVPNLMDLEPKVIATPPTKQLTRLLAEDTMEIAESSHALVPFDPADMRQLLRLTREMEYLDAYEHDNHTITLFDAGHIPGSSLVYVENGKQSLLYTGDIKNTDTRLLRGSKIHYPEADALMIESTYFGKDHPDRQKLEEKFIESIRYTLDIGGNVVIPSFAIGRTQEILLILKEHRIPSYVDGMGREVTDIFLKEPEYLRDPGRLRSAYGYSTTVKGSMRKSLMDEPCVVVTTAGMLNGGPVLTYLKKIYDNPKNKVILTGYQVENTNGRTALNTGTMDLDGEIVKLRCQLEQYSFSAHSGESELKAIVKHMVDRGTTDVFCVHGDRTEEFAAWIRQEYDVNAYAPKIGDEYLI from the coding sequence GTGCTTTGGACTATCGCCTGGCACCCAGGCTTCTTTTCCTTTTACACGGAGGTAATTAGCATACAGATCAGTATTCACGGAGCGGGCCGGGAAGTCGGCAGGTCCGCATTTCTCATCGACGATAAAATCTTGCTGGACTATGGCATCAAGCCCAGCGACCCGCCCGAATACCCTCAGGGCGACGTCCGTCCCGAGGTTGTCGTCGTGTCTCACGGTCACCTCGATCACTGCGGCGTAGTCCCAAACCTGATGGACCTGGAGCCTAAGGTCATCGCGACGCCTCCCACCAAGCAGCTGACAAGGCTTCTCGCCGAGGATACAATGGAGATAGCGGAGTCATCCCACGCCCTCGTGCCTTTCGATCCTGCGGACATGCGCCAGCTTTTGCGCCTGACCCGGGAAATGGAGTACCTTGACGCGTATGAACATGACAATCATACTATCACCCTGTTTGACGCCGGCCACATTCCCGGCAGCTCTCTCGTCTACGTGGAAAACGGGAAGCAGTCGCTGCTCTACACCGGGGACATCAAGAACACCGATACCCGGCTGCTCCGCGGCTCTAAGATCCACTACCCCGAGGCAGACGCACTAATGATCGAGAGCACCTACTTCGGCAAGGACCACCCGGACCGGCAGAAGCTGGAGGAAAAGTTCATCGAGTCCATCCGGTACACCCTTGATATTGGCGGCAACGTCGTCATCCCGAGCTTCGCCATCGGCAGGACCCAGGAGATCCTCCTCATCCTCAAGGAGCACCGCATCCCGTCATACGTCGACGGCATGGGCAGAGAAGTCACCGACATCTTCCTCAAGGAGCCCGAGTACCTCCGGGACCCCGGCAGGCTCAGGTCTGCCTACGGCTACTCTACCACTGTGAAGGGAAGCATGCGAAAATCCCTCATGGACGAGCCATGCGTCGTGGTCACCACCGCAGGCATGCTCAACGGCGGCCCCGTGCTGACTTACCTCAAGAAGATCTACGACAACCCTAAGAACAAGGTCATCCTCACCGGCTACCAGGTGGAGAACACCAACGGCCGCACCGCCCTGAACACTGGCACCATGGATCTCGACGGCGAGATCGTGAAGCTCCGCTGCCAGCTCGAGCAGTACAGCTTCAGCGCCCACAGCGGTGAATCAGAGCTCAAGGCCATCGTCAAGCACATGGTCGACAGAGGCACCACAGACGTCTTCTGCGTCCACGGCGACCGGACCGAAGAGTTCGCCGCCTGGATCAGACAGGAGTACGACGTCAACGCCTATGCCCCGAAGATCGGGGACGAGTACCTAATATAA
- a CDS encoding hemerythrin domain-containing protein encodes MLPIGQLMIEHRLIERMISLMKDEMDWIGETHAVDPVFLETAVYFMRQYTDICHHGKEEDIYFSALEKKPITPELRKTLEDLIEEHAFARRTVDEIEAAKNSFVKGDKEAVAQIIAALNIITIFYPQHIDKEDHHFFYPSMEYFSKEEKDQMLREFSAFDTRLYHDEHKRIVEELERRKAEQKKSGPPSGARA; translated from the coding sequence ATGTTACCCATCGGGCAGTTGATGATTGAGCACAGGCTGATCGAAAGGATGATCAGCCTCATGAAAGACGAGATGGACTGGATAGGGGAAACCCACGCGGTGGACCCCGTGTTTCTCGAGACTGCAGTGTACTTCATGAGGCAGTATACGGACATCTGCCACCACGGCAAAGAAGAGGACATATACTTCTCCGCCCTGGAGAAAAAGCCGATTACCCCGGAGCTTCGGAAGACTCTGGAAGACCTGATCGAAGAGCACGCCTTCGCCCGCCGGACAGTGGACGAGATAGAGGCAGCCAAAAACAGTTTTGTGAAGGGAGACAAGGAAGCGGTAGCCCAGATCATCGCAGCCCTGAACATCATCACGATCTTTTATCCGCAGCACATAGACAAGGAAGATCACCACTTTTTCTACCCGAGCATGGAGTACTTCTCGAAAGAAGAGAAGGATCAGATGCTCCGCGAGTTCTCAGCCTTCGACACCAGGCTGTACCACGACGAGCACAAGCGCATCGTCGAAGAGCTCGAACGCAGGAAGGCAGAGCAAAAAAAGAGCGGCCCACCATCCGGGGCCAGAGCTTAA
- the eif1A gene encoding translation initiation factor eIF-1A gives MNRNSQKRVKKTQAAGMGGEVVRVRTPRKDLGEILGTVTGMLGGSRVTVACMDSITRMCRIRGKMKKRTWVREGDTVIVVPWEIQDDKGDVVWRYTGPQTDWLTRKGYFNNG, from the coding sequence TTGAACAGAAACAGTCAGAAGCGAGTTAAGAAAACACAGGCCGCAGGCATGGGTGGAGAAGTTGTACGCGTCAGGACCCCGAGGAAAGACCTGGGAGAGATTTTAGGAACAGTTACCGGAATGCTGGGCGGCAGCAGAGTGACGGTAGCCTGTATGGACAGCATTACCCGCATGTGCCGCATCAGGGGAAAGATGAAAAAGCGGACGTGGGTCAGGGAAGGAGACACAGTCATAGTCGTGCCCTGGGAAATCCAGGACGACAAGGGCGACGTGGTCTGGAGATACACAGGTCCGCAGACAGACTGGCTCACCAGGAAAGGCTACTTTAATAACGGTTAG
- a CDS encoding pyridoxamine 5'-phosphate oxidase family protein: MNILKIPPMPREEYDQLIKEQFIARIAFKGDGNTYIAPFMYVFDGRHMYFLSTRYGKKVEYFKKSPAVSVEVEEYAPDMSRYRFVTLTGRLEEVKKADEARAARRRFLDMLSNRKISRNALAALGHHPDEPFDSILSDSGTAVWKLVDVEEIVGLKNIS; encoded by the coding sequence GTGAACATCCTGAAAATACCACCGATGCCCAGGGAGGAATACGATCAGCTGATCAAAGAGCAGTTCATCGCCCGCATTGCCTTTAAGGGCGATGGCAACACATACATCGCCCCGTTCATGTACGTGTTCGACGGGAGGCACATGTACTTTTTATCTACCAGATATGGCAAGAAGGTCGAGTACTTCAAGAAAAGTCCCGCTGTTTCCGTGGAAGTCGAAGAGTACGCCCCGGACATGTCCCGCTACAGGTTTGTCACCCTCACCGGCCGGCTGGAGGAGGTAAAAAAGGCAGACGAAGCCCGGGCCGCCCGCAGGAGATTCCTGGACATGTTAAGCAATCGGAAGATATCCCGCAATGCGCTTGCGGCTCTCGGACACCACCCGGACGAGCCTTTTGACTCAATCCTGTCAGACAGCGGGACTGCCGTGTGGAAGCTGGTCGACGTCGAAGAGATTGTAGGGCTAAAAAACATCAGCTAG
- the msrB gene encoding peptide-methionine (R)-S-oxide reductase MsrB, with the protein MTQFKKPSKEELKKKLTPLQYEVTQESGTEPPFRNEFWDDHREGIYVDIVSGEPLFSSKDKFDSSCGWPSFSRTIDEGKVEEKQDTSHGMIRTEVRSKEADSHLGHLFNDGPAPTGMRYCINSAALRFIPKEDLEKEGYGKYRKLFEK; encoded by the coding sequence ATGACTCAGTTTAAGAAGCCCTCTAAAGAAGAGCTGAAGAAGAAACTGACGCCGCTGCAATACGAAGTCACTCAGGAGAGCGGCACAGAGCCGCCGTTCCGCAACGAGTTCTGGGATGACCACCGGGAAGGCATCTACGTCGATATCGTCTCTGGAGAGCCCCTGTTCAGCTCTAAGGACAAGTTCGACTCAAGCTGCGGGTGGCCCAGCTTCTCCCGGACCATCGATGAAGGCAAAGTCGAAGAAAAGCAGGACACCAGCCACGGCATGATTCGGACGGAGGTCCGCAGCAAAGAAGCTGACTCCCATCTCGGCCATCTCTTCAACGACGGCCCGGCGCCGACAGGCATGCGCTACTGCATCAACTCGGCGGCCCTGCGGTTCATCCCCAAAGAGGATCTGGAAAAAGAGGGGTACGGCAAGTACAGGAAACTTTTCGAAAAATAG
- a CDS encoding DEAD/DEAH box helicase, producing the protein MVKFTELNLTPSIVRAVHEMGFEEATPIQEQAIPLAMEGKDLIGQARTGTGKTAAFGIPMVEAIRPTSKGVQGLVVVPTRELAVQVAEELTRIGKVRGIRSVAIYGGQDFRSQVKALEELPHIVVGTPGRLLEHMRREYVRTSDIRIAVLDEADKMLDMGFIDEAEKILKKLPERRQTLLFSATLSPPVQMLARKYLKDPELIEFEEEGITVPTTVQYYIEMPEKQKFEALTRLLDQEKPELAIVFVATRIRVGELAKALVERGYHALGLHGDLLQYQRENTLDKFKAGEVSILVATDVAARGLDIQGVTHVYNFDIPRDPDSYVHRIGRTGRAGNAGTATTFVTPKDKTALEAIEQAIDHQITSKPAPGGAESTEKNIEAVIEKIRGEIEIRDLSFYRDYAESLLNSGDPATILAAALRILSKAEEKPQIRLTEIPEPVAPDRKAEKGHGKGTGHPKKGSYSKGYGHKDEGDRKKAGAQKPKGSAFKQFAKKGGKK; encoded by the coding sequence ATGGTCAAGTTTACGGAGTTAAACCTCACCCCCAGCATCGTTAGAGCAGTCCATGAAATGGGCTTCGAAGAAGCCACCCCCATTCAGGAGCAGGCGATACCCCTGGCCATGGAAGGAAAAGACCTGATAGGTCAGGCCCGCACAGGCACGGGTAAGACGGCTGCGTTCGGCATTCCGATGGTGGAGGCCATCAGGCCGACCTCGAAAGGCGTACAGGGCCTGGTAGTGGTGCCGACGAGAGAACTGGCAGTACAGGTGGCAGAAGAGCTGACCCGGATAGGCAAGGTCAGAGGCATTCGCTCTGTCGCCATCTATGGCGGCCAGGACTTCAGGTCGCAGGTTAAAGCCCTGGAGGAACTGCCACACATCGTCGTGGGTACCCCGGGCCGCCTGCTGGAGCACATGAGGCGGGAGTATGTCAGGACCAGCGATATCCGGATCGCTGTCCTCGACGAAGCCGATAAGATGCTCGACATGGGGTTCATCGACGAGGCCGAAAAAATTCTCAAAAAGCTGCCCGAAAGGCGCCAGACGCTGCTGTTTTCAGCCACGCTGTCGCCCCCGGTGCAGATGCTTGCCCGGAAGTACCTGAAAGACCCTGAACTGATCGAATTTGAGGAAGAGGGCATCACTGTGCCCACCACAGTGCAGTACTACATCGAGATGCCAGAGAAGCAAAAGTTTGAGGCGCTCACGCGCCTGCTCGACCAGGAAAAGCCGGAGCTGGCCATCGTGTTCGTCGCGACCCGGATCAGGGTAGGGGAACTGGCTAAAGCCCTCGTGGAGCGGGGTTATCACGCGCTGGGCCTCCACGGGGATTTGCTCCAGTACCAGCGGGAGAACACACTGGACAAGTTCAAGGCCGGCGAAGTCAGCATTCTGGTCGCGACCGACGTCGCTGCAAGAGGGCTGGATATCCAGGGCGTCACCCACGTCTATAACTTCGACATACCCCGGGATCCGGATAGCTACGTGCACAGGATCGGCCGCACGGGCAGGGCCGGGAACGCGGGCACCGCTACTACTTTTGTCACGCCGAAGGATAAGACGGCCTTAGAGGCCATCGAACAGGCGATCGATCACCAGATCACAAGTAAGCCCGCCCCCGGCGGCGCTGAGTCTACTGAGAAGAACATAGAGGCGGTGATTGAGAAGATCCGGGGGGAGATAGAGATCAGGGACCTGTCGTTTTACCGGGACTACGCTGAGAGCCTGCTCAATTCAGGTGACCCGGCAACGATACTGGCCGCAGCCCTGAGAATTCTGAGCAAGGCGGAAGAAAAGCCCCAGATAAGGCTGACGGAGATCCCCGAGCCGGTCGCCCCTGACAGAAAGGCAGAGAAAGGCCATGGCAAGGGAACAGGACACCCAAAGAAGGGGAGCTATAGTAAAGGCTATGGCCATAAAGACGAAGGCGACCGTAAGAAGGCCGGCGCTCAGAAGCCTAAAGGCAGCGCATTTAAACAGTTCGCGAAGAAGGGCGGGAAAAAGTAG
- a CDS encoding sodium:calcium antiporter, producing MDLIIFFLSFVVILIGCELFTNGVEWTGRRFKLSEGAVGSVLAAVGTALPETIVPLIAILTIGGHAGEEIGVGAILGAPFMLATLALFVCGLSVLMFQRRRGTKTLHVNGTLIRRDLKFFLLAYGLAAIAALVPPQFDLFKWILGLGLVPLYLVYVLYTMKTGETVGESDEDMKALYLDNVIRRCTGKSGKPVECPTDVNVADLKKTLTEAEPSTLLIILQVLASLGLIIVGANMFVGQIKDIAAFLGINPLILALIIAPIATELPEKFNSLLWIREKKDTFAIGNITGAMVFQSCIPVTIGILLTGWHLNTADKVGLLQGAAIAIALLSAIILYIESSHKEIKMSGLMIGGLLYLVFIGLVLLLI from the coding sequence ATGGATCTAATCATATTCTTCCTGAGCTTCGTAGTCATCCTGATCGGATGCGAGCTCTTTACTAACGGCGTCGAGTGGACAGGGCGGCGCTTCAAGTTATCAGAAGGTGCTGTGGGCAGCGTCCTCGCTGCCGTCGGCACCGCGCTGCCCGAGACTATAGTGCCGCTGATCGCCATCCTGACCATCGGGGGCCATGCCGGAGAAGAGATTGGTGTAGGCGCTATCCTCGGCGCACCCTTCATGCTGGCGACCCTTGCCCTGTTCGTCTGCGGCCTCTCCGTCCTGATGTTCCAGCGCAGGCGGGGCACTAAGACGCTGCATGTAAACGGAACGCTAATCCGCCGCGACCTGAAATTTTTCCTGCTCGCATACGGACTGGCCGCAATCGCTGCGCTCGTCCCGCCACAGTTTGATCTTTTCAAGTGGATTCTGGGCCTGGGTCTAGTACCCCTGTACCTCGTCTACGTTTTATACACTATGAAGACCGGGGAAACTGTGGGCGAAAGCGATGAGGACATGAAAGCACTCTACCTGGACAACGTCATCCGGAGGTGCACCGGCAAGTCGGGCAAGCCCGTGGAGTGTCCCACGGACGTGAACGTCGCCGACCTGAAAAAGACACTGACAGAGGCAGAGCCGTCCACCCTGCTCATCATTTTGCAGGTGCTGGCCTCGCTGGGCCTCATCATCGTAGGTGCCAACATGTTCGTAGGCCAGATCAAGGATATCGCTGCCTTCCTGGGCATCAATCCCCTCATCCTGGCGCTGATCATCGCCCCCATCGCCACGGAGCTGCCGGAAAAGTTCAACAGCCTGCTCTGGATCAGGGAAAAGAAAGATACCTTTGCCATAGGCAACATTACCGGGGCCATGGTCTTCCAGAGCTGCATCCCGGTCACGATAGGCATACTGCTGACCGGCTGGCACCTTAACACCGCAGACAAGGTCGGCCTGTTGCAGGGTGCGGCGATCGCCATCGCGCTGCTGTCCGCGATCATCCTCTATATAGAGTCGAGTCATAAGGAGATCAAAATGTCCGGCCTGATGATCGGCGGCCTGCTATATCTGGTGTTCATCGGGCTGGTCCTGCTGCTAATCTGA
- a CDS encoding universal stress protein, translated as MEELKYTKLLVPTDGSDYSCKAAEHAAYLARSLGAKIYILNVVNVDLAFRSGIHYAEGMTELRQAGNEATGRIRQICEKYGVECEEFILKGQPADTIVRVSREICASCIVIGSIGTSAIERVLIGSTSEKVMRHAPCPVLLVRHR; from the coding sequence ATGGAAGAGCTGAAATACACAAAACTGCTGGTGCCGACCGACGGCTCGGACTATTCCTGTAAAGCGGCGGAACATGCAGCCTACCTTGCCCGATCGCTTGGAGCAAAGATCTACATCCTCAACGTGGTCAACGTCGACCTCGCCTTCAGATCCGGGATCCATTATGCGGAGGGTATGACCGAACTCCGGCAGGCAGGAAATGAAGCCACTGGCCGGATTCGCCAGATCTGCGAGAAATATGGTGTCGAATGCGAAGAGTTCATCCTCAAAGGCCAGCCCGCTGATACGATCGTGCGTGTCTCCAGAGAGATATGCGCGAGCTGCATCGTCATCGGCTCGATCGGCACTTCTGCCATCGAGCGGGTGCTCATAGGCAGCACCTCTGAAAAAGTGATGAGGCACGCCCCCTGTCCCGTCCTGCTGGTCAGGCATCGATAG
- a CDS encoding sensor histidine kinase yields the protein MPSEPYTDEGYHSLRDKIIGLGERSFRKSYYPELQRRLADLEQFRALLDESNDAIFLINMESGRFADVSGSACRQLGYSRNEFITMEPANLIDPDTRALILPLFTGQTERMNIVTSMLCKDGTRIPCEIAIRTVDFNGKAFAVAVARDITDRQQIEDQLRQSEEKYREIFDGASDGILILELDTGNTIDVNSTACSLFGLTREEAMHTDFLRLYAGDKYTREDILRHFSEIRLSGPKLSVQKTRTRDGRIFWAEFNLKCVRILDGDYIMAIVRDVTERREAEEKIKASLLEKEVMLKEIHHRVKNNLQVVSSLLNIQSRYVTDPDDAELFKEGQNRVQAMALVHEKLYQSSDLARIDFSSYIDSLMKNLFYSYALGRDNIVLNTDIQPILMSVDVAVPCGLIVNELISNSLKHAFPEGRAGEIQIRISEADSKVVLEIADNGVGLPANYDFHTSESLGLQLVNLLVEQLDGSISLERHKGTKFTIAFSRT from the coding sequence ATGCCCTCTGAACCCTATACAGACGAAGGCTACCACTCTCTTCGCGATAAGATCATTGGACTGGGGGAGCGCTCTTTCCGAAAGAGCTACTATCCGGAGCTACAGCGCCGGCTGGCAGACCTGGAGCAGTTCCGTGCACTGCTGGACGAGAGCAACGACGCGATCTTCCTCATCAACATGGAAAGCGGGCGGTTTGCCGACGTGAGCGGCTCTGCCTGCCGACAGCTCGGCTATAGCCGGAACGAGTTCATCACTATGGAACCGGCTAACCTGATCGATCCCGATACCAGGGCGCTCATCCTGCCGCTCTTCACAGGCCAGACCGAACGAATGAACATCGTGACATCGATGCTATGCAAGGACGGCACCCGGATACCCTGCGAGATAGCCATCAGGACCGTCGACTTCAACGGCAAGGCCTTCGCCGTGGCCGTGGCCAGAGACATCACCGATCGCCAGCAGATCGAAGACCAGCTGCGCCAATCTGAAGAGAAGTACCGGGAAATCTTCGACGGGGCCAGCGACGGCATCCTCATCCTGGAGCTCGATACAGGGAACACCATCGACGTCAACAGCACTGCCTGCAGCCTTTTCGGGCTAACCCGGGAAGAGGCAATGCACACAGACTTCCTGCGCCTTTACGCGGGCGACAAATACACCCGGGAGGATATCCTCCGACATTTCAGCGAAATCAGACTTTCCGGCCCAAAGCTGTCCGTCCAGAAGACCCGGACCAGAGACGGCCGGATCTTCTGGGCCGAGTTCAACCTGAAATGCGTGAGAATCCTCGACGGCGACTACATCATGGCCATCGTCCGGGACGTGACCGAGAGGAGGGAAGCAGAGGAAAAGATCAAGGCCTCCCTCCTGGAAAAAGAAGTCATGCTCAAAGAGATCCACCATCGGGTGAAGAACAACCTGCAGGTAGTCTCGAGCCTGCTGAACATCCAGTCCAGGTACGTCACCGACCCAGATGACGCCGAACTGTTCAAAGAAGGCCAGAACCGGGTCCAGGCTATGGCGCTGGTGCATGAAAAGCTTTACCAGTCCAGCGATCTGGCCAGGATCGACTTTTCGTCTTACATTGACAGCCTCATGAAAAACCTGTTCTACTCGTATGCTCTTGGCCGGGATAACATTGTCCTTAACACGGATATCCAGCCCATACTGATGAGCGTCGACGTAGCGGTACCCTGCGGCCTGATCGTCAACGAGCTCATCTCCAACAGCCTGAAGCACGCCTTCCCGGAGGGCCGGGCAGGCGAGATCCAGATCCGTATTTCCGAAGCGGATAGCAAAGTCGTGCTGGAGATCGCCGATAACGGGGTCGGGCTGCCGGCAAACTACGATTTCCACACCTCGGAGTCCCTCGGGTTGCAGCTTGTGAACCTGCTGGTCGAACAGCTCGACGGCAGCATATCTCTCGAACGGCACAAGGGCACAAAGTTCACGATCGCTTTTAGCAGAACATAA
- a CDS encoding alpha/beta fold hydrolase gives MALYIHESGTANAPSIVFLHGGGMSGWMWDKILRLMQDYHCIVPDLPDHGRSRSEGPFYHERAAALISEVIKARAHGGKAHVVGISLGAQVLLELLARSPEVVDHAVVNSPELRPVPGSGLMLHPLLFDPTIKLTVPLARNRSFARAQAKSYHLPEDMFETYFEDTRQTRGEVLARILRANMTYKLPAALKDIHVPVLALAGEKEYGMMKASARDIAATMPIATAYVVKGVGHTFSFEKPELYADLVRNWINDRPLPEKVLVRL, from the coding sequence ATGGCCTTATACATACATGAATCTGGCACTGCAAATGCCCCCTCTATCGTCTTTTTACACGGCGGCGGGATGAGCGGCTGGATGTGGGATAAGATACTGAGGCTGATGCAGGATTATCACTGCATTGTTCCCGACTTGCCGGACCATGGCAGGAGTAGAAGCGAAGGCCCGTTTTACCACGAGAGGGCGGCCGCTCTGATCTCGGAGGTCATCAAGGCCCGGGCACACGGAGGAAAAGCCCACGTCGTCGGCATCTCTCTGGGAGCCCAGGTATTGCTGGAGCTGCTGGCCAGGTCCCCCGAAGTTGTCGATCACGCGGTAGTGAACAGCCCGGAGCTCAGGCCTGTGCCCGGATCTGGCCTGATGCTGCACCCTCTGCTGTTCGATCCCACGATAAAGCTGACCGTTCCTCTGGCCAGGAACAGGTCGTTTGCCCGGGCCCAGGCGAAGTCATACCATCTTCCAGAGGACATGTTCGAGACATACTTCGAAGATACGAGGCAGACCAGAGGCGAAGTGCTGGCCCGGATACTGAGGGCGAACATGACCTACAAGCTGCCGGCAGCTTTGAAAGACATTCATGTGCCCGTGCTGGCCCTGGCCGGCGAAAAGGAGTACGGCATGATGAAGGCGTCGGCCAGGGACATCGCTGCCACCATGCCGATTGCGACCGCGTATGTGGTAAAGGGCGTCGGACATACGTTCAGCTTCGAGAAGCCAGAGCTGTACGCAGATCTCGTACGGAACTGGATCAACGATCGGCCCTTACCGGAGAAAGTGCTGGTGAGGCTCTGA